One genomic segment of Oncorhynchus nerka isolate Pitt River linkage group LG16, Oner_Uvic_2.0, whole genome shotgun sequence includes these proteins:
- the pmp22b gene encoding peripheral myelin protein 22, whose protein sequence is MLLLLLGIVILHAAALVLLFVSTIVSAWTTGSTSSSDLWNNCSTTNGGYHCDPAYTGEWIQAVQALMILSIIFSFISLFLFFCQLFTLQKGGRFFVTGVFQILASLFVMSGAVIYTVMSPNWVPVSEAFGWAYILAWVAFPLALISGLIYVILRKRE, encoded by the exons ATGCTGCTCCTTCTACTGGGAATTGTCATCCTGCATGCCGCAGCCCTAGTCCTCCTGTTTGTGTCAACAATTGTCAGC GCCTGGACAACAGGGTCCACTAGCAGCTCAGACCTCTGGAATAACTGCTCTACAACCAATGGAGGATACCACTGTGACCCAGCCTACACTGGAG AGTGGATCCAGGCAGTGCAGGCCCTGATGATCCTGTCCATCATCTTCagcttcatctctctcttcctgttcttcTGTCAGCTCTTCACCCTCCAGAAGGGAGGACGCTTCTTTGTCACTGGAGTCTTCCAGATCCTCGCCA GTCTGTTTGTGATGAGTGGAGCAGTGATCTACACAGTGATGAGTCCGAACTGGGTGCCAGTATCGGAGGCCTTCGGCTGGGCTTATATCCTGGCCTGGGTGGCCTTCCCTCTGGCCCTGATCAGCGGACTCATCTACGTCATCTTGAGAAAACGGGAATGA